A DNA window from Comamonas fluminis contains the following coding sequences:
- a CDS encoding translation initiation factor 1 yields MLSDEMQEMHLTQTGWVAGNARYDDGTKDNHGCPPDAVLTVRREVVAPAIGVARVSENETKHSDDEQLIAELLAKYGKAQFCV; encoded by the coding sequence ATGCTGAGTGATGAAATGCAGGAAATGCACCTAACCCAAACTGGCTGGGTTGCTGGCAATGCACGCTATGACGACGGTACGAAAGACAACCACGGCTGTCCGCCTGATGCTGTTTTGACTGTTCGTCGGGAGGTTGTTGCTCCTGCAATTGGAGTTGCAAGAGTCTCCGAGAACGAAACTAAGCATAGTGATGATGAGCAGTTAATTGCTGAGCTACTCGCCAAATATGGCAAAGCGCAGTTCTGCGTGTAA